One window from the genome of Corynebacterium sp. SCR221107 encodes:
- a CDS encoding RelA/SpoT family protein, with translation MMTTNKPVKQQSSMRSMSARLARSLTGNRVKVNPVLEPLLSIHKEFHPKADAALLERAYSTAERLHEGVYRKSGDPYITHPLAVATIAAEIGMDTTTLVAALLHDTVEDTDYSLEDLSRDFGEEVARLVDGVTKLDKVALGAAAEAETIRKMIVAMSQDPRVLVIKVADRLHNMRTMRFLPPEKQAKKARQTLEVIAPLAHRLGMASIKWELEDLSFAILYPKKYQEVVRLVADRAPSRDRYLKEIIGQLQAALKENHIEAEVMGRPKHYWSIYQKMIVRGKDFEEIFDLVGIRVLVDSVNNCYAAIGVVHSLFAAMPGRFKDYISSPKFGVYQSLHTTVMADGGKPLEVQVRTHEMHYNAEFGIAAHWRYKESKGSHSGEQAEIDQMAWMRQLLDWQKEAADPNEFLDSLRYDLTSKQIFVFTPKGDVVNLPVDSTPVDFAYAVHTEVGHRCIGAKINGKLVALESKLKSGDRVEIFTSKDPNSGPSRDWQEFVVSPRAKAKIRQWFAKERREEYLEAGRDALAAEVQRGGLPMHRLFTAQSMKQVATELHYPDVDALYTAIGSGNVSAAHVANRLMARFGDADEAEDTLVSRTPFSELVSSKQAVSDENGILVEGSPDVMAKLAKCCMPVPGDEIFGFVTRGGGVSVHRTDCTNAEKLRDEPERLIQVSWAAEGGSVFAATLQLEALDRNGLLMELTRVINEQKVSVVSMSSHAAEDHVAIVRFTFSVSDTKQLGSLMTQLRNTEGVFDVYRVTAGG, from the coding sequence ATGATGACGACAAACAAACCCGTCAAGCAACAAAGCTCAATGCGCAGTATGTCCGCCCGCCTCGCTCGCAGTCTGACGGGAAATCGAGTCAAGGTCAACCCCGTCCTTGAGCCGCTGCTGAGTATCCACAAAGAATTCCACCCGAAGGCCGACGCGGCACTTTTGGAACGTGCTTATAGTACGGCCGAACGACTCCACGAAGGGGTCTATCGCAAGTCCGGCGACCCTTACATCACCCATCCGCTCGCCGTGGCCACGATTGCCGCTGAGATTGGTATGGATACCACCACTCTCGTAGCGGCTCTCCTTCATGACACCGTCGAAGACACCGACTACTCCCTAGAAGACCTCAGCCGTGATTTCGGCGAGGAGGTTGCCAGGCTCGTCGACGGCGTGACCAAGCTGGACAAGGTTGCCTTGGGTGCCGCAGCGGAAGCCGAAACCATCCGCAAGATGATCGTGGCGATGAGCCAGGATCCCCGCGTGCTAGTTATCAAGGTGGCCGACCGCCTGCACAACATGCGCACCATGCGATTCCTTCCCCCGGAAAAGCAAGCGAAGAAGGCGCGCCAAACTTTGGAAGTCATTGCGCCATTGGCTCACCGCCTTGGAATGGCGAGCATCAAATGGGAGCTGGAGGACCTCTCATTTGCCATTCTTTATCCCAAAAAGTACCAGGAGGTCGTTCGCCTGGTCGCCGATCGAGCCCCATCCCGCGACCGCTACCTTAAAGAGATCATCGGTCAGCTTCAGGCCGCGCTGAAGGAAAACCATATCGAGGCAGAAGTCATGGGGCGGCCGAAGCACTATTGGTCGATCTATCAGAAGATGATCGTGCGGGGCAAAGACTTCGAAGAGATCTTTGATCTCGTGGGCATCCGCGTTCTCGTCGACTCGGTGAACAATTGCTACGCGGCAATCGGTGTCGTACACTCTTTGTTCGCCGCCATGCCTGGCCGATTTAAAGACTATATTTCTAGTCCAAAGTTTGGTGTGTACCAATCCCTACACACCACCGTCATGGCCGACGGTGGAAAACCGCTGGAAGTGCAGGTCCGCACCCACGAGATGCATTACAACGCCGAGTTTGGTATCGCTGCACACTGGCGCTACAAGGAGTCCAAGGGTAGTCATTCCGGTGAGCAGGCCGAGATTGACCAGATGGCGTGGATGCGGCAATTGCTCGACTGGCAAAAGGAAGCAGCCGACCCCAACGAATTCCTCGACAGCCTGCGATATGACCTCACCAGCAAGCAAATCTTCGTCTTCACTCCCAAGGGCGACGTGGTCAACCTGCCGGTAGATTCGACCCCTGTCGATTTTGCCTACGCGGTGCACACGGAAGTCGGTCACCGATGCATCGGTGCGAAAATCAACGGCAAATTGGTCGCGTTGGAATCCAAGCTGAAGTCCGGTGATCGCGTTGAGATTTTCACCAGCAAGGACCCGAACTCAGGTCCCAGTAGAGACTGGCAAGAGTTCGTAGTCTCTCCTCGCGCCAAGGCGAAGATTCGCCAGTGGTTCGCGAAAGAGCGTCGCGAAGAATACCTTGAAGCTGGGCGTGACGCTTTGGCCGCTGAAGTTCAACGCGGTGGCCTTCCCATGCACCGGCTGTTTACCGCACAGTCCATGAAACAGGTAGCGACCGAGCTGCATTACCCTGACGTGGACGCGCTGTACACGGCCATCGGATCGGGCAACGTCTCTGCCGCGCACGTGGCCAACAGGCTCATGGCCCGCTTCGGTGATGCCGACGAAGCCGAAGATACCCTAGTCTCTCGCACGCCATTTTCCGAGCTGGTCAGCTCCAAGCAGGCGGTGTCTGACGAAAATGGCATCCTCGTCGAAGGTAGCCCCGATGTCATGGCGAAGCTGGCCAAATGCTGCATGCCAGTGCCCGGGGATGAGATCTTTGGCTTTGTCACCCGTGGCGGTGGCGTTTCGGTGCACCGCACTGACTGCACCAACGCCGAAAAACTACGCGACGAACCGGAGCGATTGATCCAGGTCTCGTGGGCCGCCGAGGGTGGCTCGGTATTCGCTGCCACCTTGCAGCTTGAGGCCCTTGATCGCAATGGTTTGCTCATGGAGCTTACCCGTGTGATCAATGAGCAAAAGGTTTCCGTTGTATCGATGAGCTCCCATGCGGCTGAGGATCATGTGGCCATCGTCCGATTTACCTTTAGCGTCTCCGATACAAAGCAGCTTGGTTCGTTGATGACCCAGCTTCGAAACACCGAGGGCGTGTTCGATGTCTACCGAGTAACGGCTGGCGGTTAA
- a CDS encoding ABC transporter substrate-binding protein → MATICAIALGLSACGADSNTEEVKEIYFGYALDEPLLTTNAGTNLGVSVNAQALAGRLYPSAHVPGPKGQLIPNSDFVNTQVLPGTSQRVIYNISNDAKYSDGKQVTCDSYLLAFTAGAMPDLFDSHLPLMEQVDRVECSPGSKQATVVFKEGFGARWRQLFGPGVLMPAHAIADKLGMTLEDFNAALQSRDAEAIAPIADLWKNGFSLDNFDPLLQVSTGPYKIEKVGDSGEVVLARNENYVGEPAELEKIVVWPKGADLAALAAGNSIQVVEATSVNGNDWFDRNATDNQFEISSQAGVLTEQLFLSNADVFADKSARAAFAACVDQAKIASVSSEYSGVPVDPVASRTVRASDPAASQMRDITDPHLAVNIEAAQLITGSTIRVGYAGPNDRLAAMVQAMNESCQPAGITVVDVSSEAGSLGNLSKLSYGQWGEVIYTAGTADAFIQAVDPMSEFASIAQTSTDLQAIRAAEAASWDEVSTIPLASQPRVFITHRGVENEVSNTDASGIGWNMNKWKFTPPTTDQDS, encoded by the coding sequence GTGGCTACCATTTGTGCTATCGCGCTGGGGCTCAGTGCCTGCGGTGCGGATAGCAACACCGAAGAAGTAAAGGAAATCTATTTCGGTTATGCACTTGATGAACCCCTGCTGACGACGAACGCGGGTACAAACCTGGGCGTGAGCGTGAATGCCCAGGCGCTCGCTGGACGTTTGTATCCATCGGCGCACGTGCCTGGACCAAAGGGCCAGCTCATTCCCAACTCGGACTTCGTGAACACCCAAGTGCTCCCGGGCACGAGTCAGCGCGTCATTTATAACATTTCCAACGATGCGAAATACTCAGATGGAAAACAAGTAACTTGTGATTCTTACCTGCTAGCGTTTACAGCCGGAGCGATGCCGGATCTCTTCGATTCGCATCTTCCTTTGATGGAGCAAGTGGATCGTGTCGAGTGCTCCCCGGGCTCCAAGCAGGCAACCGTCGTCTTCAAGGAAGGTTTCGGTGCGCGCTGGCGTCAGCTTTTCGGCCCTGGTGTCTTAATGCCGGCGCATGCAATCGCCGACAAGCTAGGAATGACACTGGAAGACTTCAACGCGGCGCTCCAATCGCGCGACGCTGAGGCGATCGCCCCCATTGCAGACCTGTGGAAGAACGGCTTTAGCCTCGACAATTTTGACCCTCTGCTACAAGTGTCGACTGGGCCCTACAAGATTGAAAAGGTGGGCGATTCCGGCGAAGTAGTGCTGGCCCGAAATGAGAATTATGTTGGTGAACCCGCTGAGCTGGAAAAGATCGTCGTATGGCCGAAAGGTGCGGATCTTGCTGCCTTGGCGGCCGGGAACTCGATCCAAGTGGTGGAAGCCACGAGCGTGAATGGAAATGACTGGTTTGACCGCAACGCCACCGACAATCAGTTCGAAATTAGTTCACAGGCGGGTGTGTTAACAGAGCAGTTGTTCCTCAGCAACGCTGACGTATTCGCCGATAAATCCGCCCGTGCGGCCTTCGCAGCATGCGTCGACCAAGCCAAGATCGCATCGGTTTCCTCGGAGTACTCGGGCGTTCCGGTCGATCCCGTAGCTTCGCGGACAGTTCGGGCAAGTGACCCGGCAGCCAGCCAAATGCGTGACATCACCGACCCTCATTTGGCTGTGAACATCGAGGCTGCTCAATTGATTACTGGCTCTACTATCCGGGTTGGCTATGCAGGTCCCAATGATCGCTTGGCCGCAATGGTTCAGGCGATGAATGAGTCATGTCAACCTGCGGGAATTACCGTCGTGGACGTCTCGTCCGAAGCCGGTTCCTTGGGCAATCTTTCGAAGCTCAGCTACGGACAGTGGGGCGAAGTGATCTACACGGCGGGTACCGCCGACGCATTTATCCAAGCAGTTGATCCGATGTCGGAGTTCGCTTCAATTGCCCAGACAAGCACAGATCTTCAGGCGATACGCGCGGCCGAAGCTGCCTCTTGGGATGAGGTATCCACCATCCCGCTGGCTTCGCAGCCAAGAGTATTCATTACTCACCGTGGAGTTGAAAACGAGGTGTCCAACACCGACGCTTCAGGAATTGGTTGGAATATGAACAAGTGGAAATTCACTCCACCCACTACGGATCAAGATTCCTAA
- a CDS encoding L-serine ammonia-lyase, with product MRAAYDFAETHHVESGNHVHILLRGSLAATGIGHGTDRAAILGLAGFEPESTTANDGIAFGHTVPVRGTIKGPRRSISYSIEFDTDPHPFHPNSLSFQCFQSELWFDFGAPRKSLAAGQSQSDPAESDPSSQTSESMLGQPNPHATVKETVPTTIPGPQSLAVPIPQQSELSDAAKADSHTDPSPAQHRAGKGFVDKENGNGAVTDVCTYFSVGGGFVLSEDELLTRAADGKQLGSGASTRGREGELPYPFSTADELLAQCTQHSLSIAEIMAANELSLHGDMDKVNNHLDRVWEVMQACIDRGLRTPGVLPGGLEVHRRAPQLYAHLKDTVGAQRSDPLSAMEWINLYALAVNEENAAGGQVVTAPTNGAAGIVPAVLAYAHSFLYGLGPHAHREFLLTAGAVGIIIKENASISGAEVGCQGEVGSASAMAAAGLCHLLGGLPTQVEHAAEVALEHNLGLTCDPVGGLVQIPCIERNAIGAVKSINAARLALLSTGNHRVTLDDAVKTMASTGRDMLSKYKETATGGLAVQLGTPRVGLPVNITEC from the coding sequence ATGCGCGCCGCTTACGATTTCGCCGAGACGCATCATGTGGAAAGCGGCAATCACGTCCATATCCTGCTTCGAGGCTCGCTGGCAGCCACGGGTATCGGTCACGGCACCGACCGTGCGGCAATTCTCGGATTGGCTGGCTTTGAACCGGAAAGCACAACAGCCAATGACGGGATAGCCTTCGGCCACACCGTGCCGGTACGAGGCACCATTAAGGGACCGCGCCGAAGTATTAGCTATTCGATCGAGTTTGATACGGATCCGCATCCCTTTCATCCAAACAGCTTGAGCTTCCAGTGCTTCCAATCCGAGCTATGGTTCGATTTCGGTGCACCGCGCAAATCATTGGCTGCCGGGCAATCACAATCCGACCCTGCAGAGTCCGATCCGAGCAGTCAAACGTCGGAAAGCATGCTTGGGCAACCCAATCCACACGCAACGGTGAAGGAAACGGTGCCAACGACGATTCCGGGTCCGCAATCCTTAGCAGTGCCTATTCCACAGCAATCGGAGCTTTCCGACGCTGCCAAAGCCGACTCCCACACCGACCCTTCGCCCGCCCAGCATCGCGCCGGAAAAGGTTTCGTTGACAAAGAGAATGGAAATGGCGCGGTCACTGACGTCTGCACGTATTTCTCCGTCGGCGGAGGATTCGTCTTAAGCGAAGACGAGCTTCTCACCCGTGCGGCCGATGGCAAGCAATTGGGCTCCGGCGCCTCCACCCGAGGGCGTGAAGGCGAGCTGCCCTACCCTTTTAGCACCGCCGACGAGCTGTTAGCCCAATGCACCCAGCATTCGCTGAGTATTGCCGAAATCATGGCAGCCAACGAGCTGAGCCTACACGGCGATATGGACAAGGTTAATAATCATCTCGACCGAGTGTGGGAAGTCATGCAGGCCTGCATCGACCGCGGTCTGCGCACCCCCGGAGTACTACCCGGTGGTCTGGAGGTTCACCGCCGCGCGCCGCAGCTGTACGCACACCTTAAAGACACAGTCGGCGCACAACGGTCAGATCCCCTTTCAGCGATGGAGTGGATCAACCTCTACGCACTGGCGGTCAACGAGGAAAACGCTGCTGGCGGACAGGTTGTAACCGCACCGACCAACGGCGCCGCCGGTATCGTTCCCGCCGTCCTCGCCTACGCGCATTCCTTCCTTTACGGTCTAGGCCCGCACGCCCACCGGGAATTCCTCCTCACAGCTGGAGCTGTAGGCATCATTATTAAGGAAAATGCCTCGATTTCCGGTGCCGAAGTTGGCTGTCAGGGAGAGGTGGGATCCGCTTCAGCCATGGCCGCTGCCGGTTTGTGCCACCTACTTGGCGGGCTTCCCACTCAAGTCGAGCATGCTGCCGAAGTTGCGCTGGAACACAATTTGGGCCTCACCTGCGACCCCGTCGGTGGGCTAGTGCAAATTCCCTGCATCGAACGCAACGCTATCGGCGCGGTCAAGTCCATTAACGCCGCCCGCCTGGCACTGCTGAGCACCGGAAACCATCGCGTGACTCTCGATGATGCGGTCAAGACGATGGCATCGACAGGACGAGATATGCTCTCCAAATACAAGGAAACCGCAACCGGAGGACTCGCGGTGCAGCTTGGCACCCCACGCGTTGGGCTCCCGGTAAACATCACCGAATGCTAA
- the tpx gene encoding thiol peroxidase produces the protein MATTHFKGESVSTSGTLPAVGDRLPEFDLVGADLGVLNNASFAGKKLVINIFPSIDTGVCAASVRHFNEDAAGLENTTVLCVSNDLPFAQARFCGAEGLENVVTASAFRSSFGADCGLTLEGSPLKGLLARAVIVADENGVITHVQLVDEITTEPDYASALAAL, from the coding sequence ATGGCTACAACTCATTTCAAAGGTGAATCCGTTTCTACTTCTGGCACGTTGCCCGCAGTCGGCGATAGGCTGCCGGAGTTCGATCTCGTCGGTGCAGATCTTGGCGTGTTAAACAATGCCTCTTTCGCGGGCAAGAAGCTGGTGATCAATATTTTCCCGTCCATCGACACTGGCGTTTGTGCTGCCTCGGTGCGCCATTTCAATGAGGATGCCGCCGGTCTCGAGAACACCACAGTTTTGTGCGTGTCCAACGATCTTCCCTTCGCGCAGGCGCGATTCTGCGGTGCTGAGGGGCTAGAGAACGTGGTCACCGCTTCGGCCTTCCGTTCCTCCTTCGGGGCGGATTGTGGACTGACTTTGGAAGGTTCTCCGTTGAAGGGGCTGTTGGCCCGAGCAGTGATCGTTGCTGATGAAAATGGCGTTATTACCCACGTCCAGCTGGTCGACGAAATTACCACTGAACCTGATTACGCATCCGCATTAGCTGCGCTTTAA
- a CDS encoding peptidylprolyl isomerase, translating into MSTNKERRQQSMRALEKEIKARDRAEKTKPLGVAASAALVIALIVGGIFYLNKQDDSAVENTASSSTTAAADYQPLSKTRATALADTVTCEYTATGEASKQVDTPPTENISTKGTVKVTLETNKGDIAMDLDRSVAPCTVNAIESMAKAGYYDDTVCHRLTTQGIYVLQCGDPSGTGSGGPGFQFANEYPTDEATDTSTPVIYERGTIAMANAGADTNGSQFFLNYEDSPLPPSYTYFGTIEDSGLEVLDAIAATGVEGGASDGTPAEEVRITKAVVA; encoded by the coding sequence GTGAGCACCAACAAGGAACGGCGTCAACAGTCCATGCGCGCGCTGGAAAAGGAAATCAAGGCCCGCGACCGTGCGGAAAAGACGAAGCCGCTCGGCGTCGCCGCCTCCGCTGCACTGGTCATAGCATTGATCGTCGGTGGCATCTTCTACCTCAATAAGCAAGATGACTCGGCAGTAGAGAACACCGCCTCCTCCTCCACTACAGCTGCAGCGGACTACCAACCGCTGAGCAAGACCCGAGCCACGGCGCTGGCAGACACCGTGACCTGTGAATACACTGCAACCGGCGAGGCCTCCAAGCAGGTCGATACACCGCCGACTGAAAATATCTCCACCAAGGGCACCGTGAAGGTCACTCTTGAGACCAACAAGGGTGACATCGCCATGGACCTTGACCGCTCCGTAGCGCCTTGCACGGTTAACGCAATCGAATCGATGGCCAAGGCTGGCTACTACGACGACACTGTATGCCATCGCCTGACCACCCAGGGTATTTACGTCCTTCAGTGTGGCGATCCTTCCGGAACCGGTTCTGGTGGCCCTGGCTTCCAATTCGCAAACGAATACCCAACCGATGAGGCAACTGATACCTCCACCCCTGTGATCTATGAGCGCGGCACGATTGCCATGGCAAATGCCGGCGCCGACACCAACGGTTCTCAGTTCTTCCTCAACTACGAAGACTCGCCACTGCCCCCTTCCTACACCTACTTCGGCACCATTGAAGACTCCGGTCTGGAAGTTCTCGACGCAATTGCAGCCACCGGCGTCGAGGGCGGCGCAAGCGATGGCACACCGGCGGAAGAGGTACGCATCACCAAGGCGGTCGTTGCCTAG
- a CDS encoding TetR/AcrR family transcriptional regulator: MRSDAVRRRQLIIDAGCELLIRCGQHMTLEAVAERAGVGIATLYRNFSTRNDLIYHCIIQITRRQMEIFAETKYSFSAPGIDREALLREVIPKTIPSGVNVLVPALLTAPTETMDSTLLEVRQQFLDGVQEMVTALREAKLLHPEVSGLEFLQGLIALYTTPQFDVGLDYDYPYDVRRAVDLFLTGCKYGPYIPGRPPQVPEPSE, translated from the coding sequence TTGCGATCCGATGCCGTTAGAAGGCGACAACTTATTATTGACGCTGGCTGCGAGCTGCTCATCCGTTGTGGCCAGCACATGACCCTTGAGGCCGTCGCAGAGCGCGCTGGAGTGGGCATTGCGACACTGTATCGCAATTTCTCCACTCGCAATGACCTCATCTATCACTGCATTATTCAGATCACCCGGCGCCAAATGGAGATCTTTGCAGAAACGAAGTATTCGTTTAGCGCGCCGGGGATTGACCGCGAAGCTCTCTTGCGCGAAGTCATCCCCAAGACGATTCCTTCGGGTGTCAATGTCCTCGTGCCAGCCCTACTGACTGCCCCCACGGAAACTATGGATTCCACTCTTTTGGAGGTTCGTCAGCAATTCTTGGATGGCGTACAAGAAATGGTCACGGCTCTTCGCGAAGCAAAGCTGCTTCACCCTGAGGTCAGCGGACTTGAATTCCTCCAGGGACTCATAGCCTTGTATACCACGCCACAGTTCGACGTGGGGTTGGATTATGACTATCCATACGACGTCCGTCGCGCTGTGGACTTGTTCCTTACAGGCTGCAAATATGGCCCCTACATCCCCGGTCGGCCACCCCAGGTTCCCGAGCCCTCTGAGTAA
- a CDS encoding adenine phosphoribosyltransferase, translating into MNKTADAENAIVHFAETGFSTAREALAAKTRFVKDFPVEGVLFEDLTPVLANPKAFALIVDELADWARSIDATLIGGLDARGFLLGSAVAYSTGTGILAIRKKGKLPPPVVSQEYSLEYGTAALELPADSLDLAGQRVALIDDVLATGGTLVAARKLIEHCGGEIAGFGVVLEVDGLGGRQALSDKPVFVVNDQ; encoded by the coding sequence GTGAACAAAACAGCAGATGCTGAAAACGCCATCGTCCATTTCGCCGAAACGGGATTTTCCACCGCCCGCGAAGCACTCGCGGCTAAGACCCGGTTCGTTAAAGATTTCCCTGTTGAGGGTGTGCTATTCGAGGACCTGACACCTGTGCTGGCTAATCCGAAAGCTTTTGCTTTGATCGTCGACGAATTAGCCGATTGGGCACGCAGCATCGATGCTACGCTCATCGGTGGACTCGATGCACGAGGATTCTTGTTGGGGTCAGCCGTCGCCTACTCAACGGGCACCGGAATCCTCGCTATCCGGAAGAAAGGGAAGCTGCCCCCACCGGTCGTTTCTCAGGAGTACTCGCTGGAATACGGCACTGCAGCTCTCGAGCTTCCGGCCGATTCCCTCGACTTAGCGGGGCAGCGGGTCGCGCTTATTGATGACGTTCTCGCCACCGGTGGCACCCTCGTGGCCGCCCGCAAACTCATCGAACACTGCGGTGGGGAGATTGCCGGATTCGGTGTGGTTTTAGAGGTCGACGGGCTGGGTGGACGCCAAGCCCTTTCGGACAAGCCGGTATTTGTTGTCAACGACCAGTAG
- a CDS encoding MBL fold metallo-hydrolase has protein sequence MEVRGFASGPYQTNCYIAYDAVEATQVTVIDPGMHTADKLVAYLEEHGQVLEQIILTHGHIDHTRDAGTLAARFRVPVYIHTADEFMLDNGDGVSEEAKRLFDAAHMTPIKDVRYLNDGESIAIAGSEFLVRHTPGHSPGSVVFYGEGICFSGDVLFKGSIGRTDLPQSNPSDMVRSLREVILQLDDSLQVLPGHGEITTIRAERMTNPFLLNLKS, from the coding sequence ATGGAAGTACGTGGCTTCGCTAGCGGCCCTTATCAAACAAATTGCTATATCGCCTACGATGCTGTGGAGGCTACGCAGGTCACAGTCATCGACCCAGGAATGCATACGGCCGATAAATTGGTGGCGTATCTGGAAGAACATGGCCAGGTGCTTGAACAGATCATTCTCACCCATGGTCACATCGACCACACCCGTGATGCAGGAACGCTTGCCGCGCGTTTCCGTGTACCGGTCTACATCCACACTGCGGACGAATTCATGTTGGACAACGGCGATGGGGTCTCAGAGGAAGCGAAGCGTCTTTTCGACGCAGCCCATATGACCCCGATCAAGGATGTGCGCTATCTCAACGATGGGGAAAGCATCGCTATCGCCGGCAGTGAATTCCTGGTTCGACACACGCCAGGGCATTCGCCAGGTTCGGTCGTCTTCTACGGCGAGGGAATCTGCTTCAGCGGCGACGTACTCTTCAAAGGGTCCATTGGGCGCACGGACCTGCCCCAATCTAATCCATCGGATATGGTGCGATCCTTGCGTGAGGTAATCCTTCAGCTCGATGACAGCCTTCAGGTTCTGCCCGGACACGGAGAAATCACCACGATTCGTGCTGAACGCATGACTAATCCGTTTCTGCTCAACTTAAAGAGCTAA
- the hisS gene encoding histidine--tRNA ligase: protein MTVTEKKKLSTITAPKGVPEYLPPASPEFLAVRDMFAHQAHLAGYEHIELPIFEDTSLFARGVGESTDVVTKEMYTFADRGGRSVTLRPEGTAGVMRAVIEHNLDRGQLPVKLNYYGPFFRYERPQAGRYRQLQQVGVEAIGVDDPALDAEVIALADRSLKAIGLTGYRLELTSLGDNECRPAYREKLQEFLFKLPLDEETRHRAEINPLRVLDDKRPEVKEMTADAPLMMDHLNDASREHFDTVLGLLDDLGVAYEVNPRMVRGLDYYTKTTFEFVHDGLGAQSGIGGGGRYDGLMAQLGGQDLSGIGYALGVDRCLLALEAEKKAVTDGARVHVYGVPIGGDAKREMVKIVDSLRAAGIKADMAFGDRGLKGAMKGADKAGARFALVLGDRELEDGTVAVKDLGAHEQTEIALNEVVTYLAGRL from the coding sequence ATGACCGTGACTGAGAAGAAGAAGCTTTCAACGATTACGGCACCCAAGGGCGTGCCGGAGTACCTGCCACCAGCATCGCCAGAATTCCTCGCTGTACGCGACATGTTTGCCCACCAGGCTCACCTTGCTGGGTACGAGCACATTGAGCTTCCGATTTTCGAGGACACCAGCTTATTCGCCCGTGGCGTCGGTGAGTCCACCGACGTGGTGACCAAGGAGATGTACACCTTTGCCGACCGCGGTGGCCGTTCGGTGACTCTTCGTCCAGAGGGAACAGCGGGCGTGATGCGTGCAGTGATCGAGCACAACCTCGACCGCGGCCAACTTCCGGTCAAGCTCAATTACTATGGACCATTCTTCCGATACGAACGCCCTCAGGCAGGCCGCTATCGCCAGCTTCAGCAAGTTGGCGTGGAAGCCATCGGCGTTGATGATCCTGCGCTAGACGCCGAGGTCATTGCACTTGCAGATCGCAGCCTCAAGGCCATCGGCTTGACTGGTTACCGATTGGAGCTGACCAGTCTGGGCGACAATGAGTGCCGCCCGGCCTACCGCGAAAAGCTGCAGGAGTTTTTGTTCAAGCTTCCCCTGGATGAGGAAACTCGTCACCGCGCCGAGATTAATCCCTTGCGTGTGCTTGATGACAAACGGCCAGAGGTCAAAGAAATGACCGCTGATGCGCCATTGATGATGGATCACCTCAATGATGCCTCACGCGAACACTTTGACACGGTCCTCGGCCTTTTGGATGATTTGGGCGTGGCCTACGAGGTAAATCCGCGTATGGTGCGTGGCTTGGACTACTACACCAAGACCACATTTGAGTTCGTCCACGACGGGCTCGGCGCTCAGTCCGGCATCGGTGGTGGCGGGCGCTACGACGGGCTGATGGCACAATTGGGTGGACAAGACCTTTCTGGCATCGGCTACGCCCTAGGCGTGGATCGCTGCCTCTTGGCGCTGGAGGCGGAGAAGAAGGCGGTTACCGACGGTGCCCGCGTCCACGTCTACGGCGTTCCGATTGGCGGCGATGCCAAGCGTGAAATGGTCAAGATCGTTGACTCCTTGCGTGCCGCCGGTATCAAGGCAGACATGGCCTTCGGAGACCGTGGCCTCAAAGGCGCGATGAAGGGCGCCGACAAGGCTGGCGCGCGCTTCGCCCTCGTGCTTGGCGATCGAGAGCTTGAAGACGGCACCGTAGCGGTGAAGGATCTTGGAGCTCACGAGCAAACTGAGATCGCCCTCAACGAGGTTGTTACCTACCTTGCAGGACGACTATAA